The genomic region agtaaaataattataacactcacataacacataaataaataactaatttttataaatatataaaaaatttattcaatatataattctttatatataatattaatttttataaattaattttgttataatttaaaaaattaaaacactaCTGTTTTAAAAGAATGTGAAGGTACAGGGATAAAAATTCCTGCATCATACAATTTGAAAAGAAGTGGAAAGCTTTTATATTCTCCCTTCtccacacacacacacacacgtGCTGGTCCATGTAGAATCATGGACCGGAGTCCGTGTTGGAAGCATTGAAACCACATtggttaaataaatatttaacccttattaatttgttaagtTGACAATACATATGCATATATAGTCAATAATACAGATCATCTAACTGTTTAGCATTTGAATATTAAGAGTTTAACAGTTATCTTATCTCCTCATCAATCCTATACTTTTATACAAACAAAGAAATggaacaagaaagaaaatatattagtagCACAAATCCTAGAGAACTGAACCGCCTAAAAACAGCAAAAGGACCAGAAccagataaataattatacacCGGTCATGAGGACCCGAACCAATGCTATCCAAGGCACACATGAGCAACTGCATCTGAAAATGTAAGTTCAAGAATAAGACGGAGCCAAGCATTCATCAACCATATCCACTAGGTTTGGGTTTTCCAATGCTGCCGCCACCCGCTCTTTATCATTTAGCTGTTTGTTAACtgcataaaatataataattagaagAAACAAAACAGCAACTCTTTATAAAGACTTGATGAAAGTCAAATGCAAACAAgcgaaagagaaaaaataggaTATAAAAGTTTCATCGCTTTTGGATGCAGAGGTTTGAAATTGCAAAAGATCAAATCTGAAAGTACATTGAACTTTTGTCATATCGCATATATAACAggcaaattttattttaatgattatcAGCACATATTGGAACTTCACCATATTTGTTCCTTGCCAATGATTTTGTAGCCACtactccttttcttttatctcgTATTTTGCTCTCCAACCACTTTTAGCTTCAAAAATCTCTATGTTTTAAAAAATCGGTGATTGATTTTACTTACAGCTAACAAGTACCAAAGAGGAATTTTTCACCCTATTCTTCAAAAGACTAAgctaagtttgattttctttcttcttttccccCTTGTTTGTGGATTACTTACAGTTGACAACTTTGTTTTTAAGAAGTTTACTTTATACTATATTTGAAATGAATAACTAATTTCCCACACCGGAGTTCTGAACTTTTCACAAAATTTACTAAAGAAACCAAATCATTAACATCTCCCAGTGTCTTTTGACACTCTAATCCCGAAGGAAAGCTATCCTCTCCCTTCCAGTAAACCcatcaacataaataatagataTCAATCAAGgtataaataaactttttgaTGCTTATTGGCAATCACAACTTATTTGATTCATTGAAAGTTGTATCAGAAATAGTAAAATCCTAACTGAAAATGGTCTAACCAACAAACTAAAAAACCAATGCATTGAATTGGTACAATCAGTAAACTACCAACCGGAAGATTTATTTTGGTTCGAAAGATTTCCTAGCAATTCAGTTAACTGACATGAATACTCCTACGAACAATTATGTAATTGATCCACAATAAAGAGAGCGGCAGTACCTGCAGCTTCAGTTGCATGGGTTCCAGGTGCCACCCTTATATCCACCTAAGCAAAATGTCAAATGGTAACTATGAGAGAGagatataaagaaataaagcatTATTGTATATAAGCAATCAAAGAGTCAGCGAAACAATATTAATCTTAATACTTTTGCATGTACAAGtaacaatattagaaataagatTAATCAATCAAAAGCTATTATACAACTCTAAGATTGAtatcaataatttaacataaatGCACCAAAGAGTCAGCTTCGAATAAATCCAGACATACAAGTTCCTTCTCCTAGAAATGAATTCCTTACCAATGAACAACTACTTAGACTCAGAACTAAAATAATCATAAGAACTAAATTTAGTAGAAGCACAGAAATCCGAATAATCCATAATTAGTTCTGAATTAATATTTACTCTGGAATCTGAACACAATTAATACCTTGTAACGAGAAGGCAAGCTTCTCATGAGTTTCACTCGCAAGCAAAGACCAATAACAGTTGCCATGCTACAGTGTTCAACTGTTGGAGTAAACGTCACCCTGCATAACAGCAACATTAGTTTTACATGAAACCTAGAAACTCAGGACAAccataagtaaataaaaaaatagaagcaaaaaagataaaaaaatcttacTACCTGATGTAACTGTACTTATCATCAACCTCAATTGCATCTTCTGTAATGACTTTGAGCTCTTCCAAAGAGTAAGGATGCTCAGGGTCTTTTATGTCTCTAATATGATTTAAGAATGTTAAGAAAATATGTATTCCACAAAGATTGACTGACTTGCATAGTTTTCTACAGAACTCCTTAATCTCTTTCTGCAATATTTGGAACTAGATTCTCCCCATACATAATAATACCCACACATTGATAGACCCAAAAACTTATATCACATTAGACTCATATATCTAGGATTTAAGTACTTACATTCAAAAATCCTAAAATTGAATCTTTCTACAGGCTTTAAAAGACCGTTTACCAGCTCATGAGTGCTGAAACTTAAGCAATAGAGATGCtttgatagaaataaataaatagatctTTTAAGGAAcacttataaagaaaaagaaatttaagacAGACATattaatgttaataattttaaattcagcAAAGGAATAAGAAATTGGGAAAAGGATATCAAAAATTTCCTGTTGATCAATGGGCTCAACAGCATACTcatcagcagcagcagcatcaGTTCGGGCACTTCGAACCctattctctttcttttgataaACTATGGGATTGGGATTTATAAGCCCAGAAACCATTTTtcctataaatataattgcaaAGCAAAGTAAGCTATTGAAACTTAAATTccacaa from Ricinus communis isolate WT05 ecotype wild-type chromosome 9, ASM1957865v1, whole genome shotgun sequence harbors:
- the LOC8282138 gene encoding protein AE7 — encoded protein: MVSGLINPNPIVYQKKENRVRSARTDAAAADEYAVEPIDQQEIFDHIRDIKDPEHPYSLEELKVITEDAIEVDDKYSYIRVTFTPTVEHCSMATVIGLCLRVKLMRSLPSRYKVDIRVAPGTHATEAAVNKQLNDKERVAAALENPNLVDMVDECLAPSYS